A single Desulfomicrobium macestii DNA region contains:
- a CDS encoding helix-turn-helix transcriptional regulator, translated as MERVWITTEEVLKYVGIGRATLYKLMKSGGFPRPAKIGNQNKWHIKLVDQFLIDSMPVQPKVKK; from the coding sequence ATGGAACGAGTTTGGATTACAACTGAAGAAGTATTGAAGTATGTCGGAATTGGCAGAGCGACTTTGTACAAACTCATGAAGTCAGGCGGCTTTCCCCGGCCCGCAAAAATCGGCAACCAAAATAAATGGCACATTAAACTCGTTGACCAATTTCTGATTGATTCAATGCCGGTACAGCCAAAAGTTAAAAAATAA
- a CDS encoding 3'-5' exonuclease produces MQNRNVVRRVAIKEARELLESNFVVMDTETTGLGTDAEIVEISIIDRDGTDLFTSLVRPTMPILPELVAIHGITNGMVCNAPSWADVHDCVMHLFADKKIAIYNAPYDLRMIRQCSQFAGCRLPDHLERQAKCVMQIYSKYRGEWSPKHGNWKWHKLSAAAQACGIAPTGAHRAAADCRMTLGIIKHLAAQEI; encoded by the coding sequence ATGCAAAATAGGAACGTAGTGCGAAGAGTTGCAATAAAAGAGGCCCGCGAACTGCTTGAATCTAACTTTGTTGTGATGGACACAGAGACAACCGGCCTTGGAACAGACGCCGAAATTGTAGAAATTTCGATTATTGACCGTGACGGTACAGACCTTTTCACGTCGCTGGTGCGGCCAACCATGCCGATCCTTCCGGAACTTGTGGCAATACATGGTATTACAAACGGCATGGTGTGCAATGCGCCAAGCTGGGCAGACGTCCACGACTGCGTCATGCATCTTTTTGCAGATAAAAAAATCGCAATTTACAATGCGCCGTACGACCTGCGCATGATTCGTCAGTGCAGCCAGTTTGCCGGGTGCCGTTTGCCGGACCACCTGGAGCGGCAGGCGAAATGTGTGATGCAGATTTACAGTAAGTATCGTGGTGAGTGGTCGCCGAAGCACGGCAATTGGAAATGGCATAAGCTCAGTGCTGCGGCCCAGGCTTGCGGAATTGCGCCCACGGGGGCCCACAGGGCGGCCGCAGACTGTCGTATGACCTTGGGCATCATCAAACACCTCGCAGCGCAGGAGATTTGA